The genomic DNA ttttttttcaggaggTTTTATTTTTTGAGGAAGGTGAGCCTAAGATTGATGGCGAACCTGGTGATTTGAAGGTTCGATTTGTCTTTGTGTCTGTTTGATTGTAATTTACTTAGGCGTTCCACCACATTTTACTGATTGTTGCCTTCCATTAAATAACCTTATGAGCAGTTTAGGATCCGAACAGCACCACATGGACGCTTCAGAAGAGAAGGCAATGACCTGCATGCAACAGCTACAATCTCCCTGGTACTGCCCTTATCTTGTCCTGTGTGCATGGGAAAGCATGATCATCTCGCATGGACCAAAGAAATTTTCTGTGACTGCTGACTGGATGAGTTCATTAAAAGCCATGTTTGTAATTTGGCCACTAATTTAGCTATAAACTTGATGTCAACTTAATACTGCATCTTAAACTAGCCCTCTCACAGAAACGATACGAAGCCGTATTTGTACACCTGAATCCAACTTGTGCACATCCAATAATTCTCTAGTTCTCCCTGCCAAGACGCATTATCAATTTTATTCTAGATGCCCACTAATCGCATTTTGCTGTTGCAGCTGCAAGCTCTGGTTGGTTTTGAGAAGACCATCAAGCATCTCGATAACCATCTGGTGGAAATTGGCACCAAGGTAAAGACATAGCAACCCAGCAGCAAGATTATTGTCATTTGCAACAGATTAGTTCAATTTCATCACAAATTTGCAGAGTATCACCAAGCCGAAGGAGATAAGGAAATTTAAAGGTGAAGGCATGCCGCTGTACCAAAGCAACAAGAAAGGTGACCTGTATGTCACATTCGAGGTGTTGTTCCCGAAAACCCTAACCGATGACCAGAAGGCCAAGCTGAAGGACATTCTCGTGTAGACCATTTTTCACCCTTATGCTACAGATAGTTTGAGGCGGGTGTCTCAAGGAAATTTTCCATGTAGCTTGCATAGAaagaagctgctgctgcatgtTCTGGGTGTGATTTTGCCTTGCTAATATTAGCAGCTctgttttcattttctttccctCTTTTTGCGATGTCCTTAACAGCTCAGTGTAGTTGTAGAAAGCAACAAAAGTGTACCAGAATGTTTGTACTTTTGGAATTCAGAATACATCGATTACAGAACTGTAGTagcaagtaaaaaaaaaaaatccaaatccCAATTCTGCTTGCAGATACAACACTCGTTTCCTTGCAGATTCTACTTGTAGATATCAACTTCAAGGGATTTGAAGCGGAATCAGCAGATCTAGAGATGAACTTCTGTAGAATTTCTGCAACATAGATAACATAGGCTCGAACAGAATACCGAATGGACAAGGTTCCATCACTTGCGAGACATGAGAATATATCCTTCTGTGTATAAATCAACCTCACGTTACGACAGTAAATGGCTAAATGTAATTTCATAAACACGTTCATGTTTACTAACTCAGCCAGAAGCCATTACATTGCTAGAAACGAAAAGGTCACAGCACCACAGGACGGTCCTCCAAACTATTTGAACCTAGCTATCAGCATAACATAGCAGAATTTGGAATGCATCGCCACCAAAGATGGGCAGCTACCATGGAACATCATACAGACCAGAGGAAGTGGGTTTGGACATGTACAtagccacacacacacacaaaaaaaaaaaaggggggggggggggtaaggAAACTTCAAGATTGCAAAGAAGAGCATAGCCCACTCTGATAGCACTTTGATGGGATCTAGATGAGCAGGCGGCATCAAACTGATAACTACCGGACAGCTACAGTTGAATCTTTGGGTAACAAGCAGGACCTGCATGCAGGAAGCTTTTTCAGCAGCATGAATTGCAGTAATGTTCAGTTTCCAGAACAATCAGAAGTAAAATAAAAATGAGTCATCACATCATCCAGTATACGATGCATCACTGAAACTAAATTGTTCTAGCAAGTATTAACAGCTTTTGGTAGTACAAAATTTCTGTTTGCGGTATTTCTCTATACTGGAAAAGAACCTTTGTAGCTCTCACACAATAAGGATATAAACTTTAATGCAAGGACTCACTATTTGCAGGAAGACAATGAACAGAGAGATCCAAATAATTTATGCGTTCAACAAGGTCGCCATGTAGCTATTCAATTCATAAGATTGTGCATCAAACTATTTCTGTGTTAACAATGTTTAATGCTGAGACATCACCTTGATATTTACACCACTAACTTAGAATCCAGTGCAGCTGCAACATTTGCCTCTCCAGGATCCTGCTATCACATAGATTGCTCAGCATTCCGTATGAAGTTTAAGTACAAGATTCTGAAATTGCAGCAAACTTACCTCCATTCCCCATTTAATGTAATCTGGTGACTCGCAAGCCTTGTACTCATCAACTAGACTCTCTATTATTTCTCGTGATTCATCGAATTCAGAGAGATCATTATCCTGCATGAAGAGGTCACAGGTCAGTCCATTGGACAAAAGAATGGAAATATTGGCCACAAGGCTGTACATAGTACTTCATCGCATCCACATGGGCAACTATATTCTTAGGCAATGGCATTTGGCACAGTATCTAGTTTGCTTTTACATAAAACTGAGATGAATGTTGGAGTTACTAGGTGTTGGACAGGCATGAGGCATCTGAACTTGACAGAGGTAACAACATTTACACGGAGGCTGACTATGTATAAGTGAGGAATATGAATAAAGCTCACAGACCAGGTAATTCAGAACAATTTATATGCTAACAGAATTCAAAACTGGTATAACTGTGTTCCTACCGCAAACATAGGAAACTTCCGGTAGTTGTCAAGAAAGGCCTGCTTTTTCCTTAGCTTCTCATATTGTCCCAGGCATTTGCTGAATAAGTGGCGTATACTAGTATGATTTGCTAACATCAAACCACTAACCTGCAGAGAACGATGGTTAGTTGAGCactacactttttttttaaaaaaaagaagagagcaGAGAGGGAGTGAGGGATAGAGGAGAGATCATTTACCCTGTGTGTTGTTTGAACATATGGGGACTTTCTTGACAAGGCAACCTGTCACGTTTGAAATGCTGATAAATAAAATGCCAGAAAAAAACAAGCTAAAACTATTCTAGTTGTGTGATAACCTGAATGCTTGCAGGGGCCCAATCTATGAAGTTAACGAGCTTCCTTTCACGTATCCTTTGCAGACTCTCATGAACCTAAATAATTCCACAATATAAAAAAGGGTTCAAAATCTTAAGCCAGAAAACATCATTCGATTAACAAACATGAGATTCATGCTAGCATGTAGAACAAGCCATTTGCAAAATGGAGCGAAAGTCCATGCTATTTTGAGCCAGTACATACAACACAAAGGAGTGTAAGGAGAAAGGTAGGTACAAAGTCCATGTGTTTATTTTCAACAAATTGATAAATGACCCATCTGAAATTGTTTCATATGTCTGAAGCAGCTTCATAGATTAAATTGGACAGAGTTCCACGTTttattgtaatttttttattcagaATGTTGACCAACTTAACACACATCTGTAACTCCTGAATCAACAGAGGCCTAATCAAATTGGAAACCTTATTTCCTATTCAATTTCACTTAGATAAAACCACAATGCACCATAAAATTCATTCGAGAAGGCTGTACCTGTGTAGGGTCCACCTCTCCTTGAATGATGTTAAGTATGGAAATGTATTTAGCCTGGCTGGCTTCCTTTGTTCGAGCATATGATGACACCATTATATTCTTTGTCTGCATATAGCATAGATAAAAGCTTGAAACTTCATTAAGAAAAGAGAGTTATGCATCCATCCTAAAGATACAAGTAATACCTGCAGAAGTCTTCTCATAACATCCAATACCGTCGTTTTGCGAATCATGTTAACCTGACAGCACAGATCCAAACATTATGAACTGAACTCTTTGGCAATTGCAACCCAGAAAAGCCAAATTGCAGTCAACAATCAACCACAAGTAACTACGGAGTCCATAAAATACTACAACATGTGACATAAAACATGCCACATGAAACAATGTAACAGCTGAGGAAGAAGTCATCAAATTACCTGCCGTTCAACGGTCAATGGAGTGTAACCTGTCATCAGAAAATGACACCTTGGTGTGGGGATCAAGGAGGCAAGAAGACCAACCAGATCATTGTTCATGTATCCAGGATACCTCAAAGTAGTTGTGCTTGCAGACATAACTGTGGAGACCAAAGAGTTTGTCTGTGCAAAAGTAGGATTTGATAGATGAAGACGCTCCACAGCAATCCTATTAAGAGCCGTATTGTCAAGAACAACCACACAGTCGGCATTCAGTGTTAGCCGCTTCAGAGTCAAAAGCGAGTTGTAAGGTTGTACGACAACATCACTTGTTTCCATCTGATTTGGGAAAACACTATATGTCTGCACAAGCTTTTTACTGTACCGATCATTTAGTGTCTCCAATAGATAAGAACCCATACCTGAATGAACATGGGCAACAGGGACCAAATTAGACAAATGGTAACAGAATAACCATAGCTATGTTTCATGATGATAAGCCAGCATTCAGATGCACAGTGAGTCAAAGAAACACTCCAATTACAACACGCAATCATCAACAAAGACCTAATCAAATTATGACAACCAGTTAACCAACCTGAACCAGTTCCGCCAGCAATAGAGTGACAAAGGACAAAACCCTCAAGGCTATCACTTCCATCTGCTTCTCTATCAACCATATCCATGATATCATCAACAACTTGCTCACCCTATTAGAATATGGAAACACATATAAGTATTTGTTTCTAAATCGCAAAAGGGTGCAATCGGCCTAGTTACACAACATATAGATCTACAAAGCAGCAAAGCCTACAATATTGGTTCACCCACTGGAAACCTTAGGTGAAAACCAAGAAATACAGCGCAACGGTACCTGATGATACCCACTGGCCCAGTTGttcccagcaccaccaccatgcTCAGCGACAAATATGTTCTCATGGTTGTACAGGTTCCTATACTCACTGTTCTGAATTCCATTGATCACTCTTGGCTCCAGGTCAATAAGAAGAGACCTAGGTATGAAGTGCTGATCATCAGCCTGATAAAAGAACACATCCTTCCTGTCGCCCCCCTGCAGGTAACTTTATAAATCAGAGTTGGCTCTAGTTTAATCCAGCCACCAACATATCCATGATAAATGGAAGTGACAGAAACTACCAATGAAGCACAAATAGATTGCAAGTGTAATTTCTTGTATAACAAAGCATATGAAATAAGGGTGTTATACGTATCAAAATATTCATTCAATTTATTGTATGCAGTTCTCATTCCAGTGAAATTTAACAACAATTGCCTATACCAGAAGTCACTTGAACGTTAATCCCTATTTATTGAGAGAAGACAATTTATATTGAACTTAAGACGAGCTAAATCCAGTACCAAACTGCCAATACCAATTGAAATTTCCGAAATTCACTGATAGACTTGAGTGTGATTTGTCAAAATTCTACTAGTACGCATCCTAGAATGGAGGCCCCGAGAGGCCGAGATCAACCACGTGACCTCCCCTCAGTAAACCCTGAAACCTAAGCAAACCCCGCGTTATGTCCATGAACCGCACAGATCAGACTACCCGCGGCGCTGACCGCGAGCAGCCTCCCGCGGAAATGGGCATCACCCGGCGCACCGCAGCCAGAGCGTGGGGAGAGGAGCATTCGGATTTCGGACGGATCaagcagagagcgagagagggCAAGGAGGGCAACTCACCTGAGTGGCGAAATCCTCGAGGAGGCCGTCCTTGCCGATGCCGTGCTCGAGGCAGAGCTGCTTCCAGAACTCCATCCCGATCTGGTTCCCGCATTGCCCCACCTGGATCGTGATGATCTCGCGCGGCATTTTTGCCCCccaactccggcggcggcggcaaaggcGGGGAGGGTTAGGGTTGCTACGAGGATAGGGTACGCCGGggccggagagggagggagggatcccggccggcagcggcggcggcaggctaGGGTTTTGGGTTTGCTTGGCTTGGACGCGAGCGCGCACCAACTGCGAGTGAGattggtgggggtgggggtgggggtgggagcGGGAGGTGACGAGGCGAGCGGAGAGAAACGGAGGGGAAGcggaagggggaggaggaggagattttGGAGGAACGAAATGGGCGCAATTTTCGAATTTCCAGGGGTTTAAGGGCAGTCCAAGCAAAGTCGTTTATGCAGTTTCGCGCCCACGACTATACATCTATTAATTAACAGAATTATCGTTTTACAAAAGATTCAGCCGTTCACCCATGTCCGTGTATTCGTCTCAGCACAAAAGTTTTATCCGCTATATGGTAACCAATTGTGACGCTATTTTTTGTTACCAAGTTTTGCCACACTTTAGCAAATAATGTTATTCGTGAAAAAATGGCGTGTCACCCTTGTGGCAAGAAAGTTGTGATGAAAGAAACGGACGCGTTGCCAAGATCAATGTCCCACGTCCGTTGGCAGTAAAATCGCCAGTTTTCACGCCTGCGAATCTGTGATCTACGTACGATAACATCTgacatctctctccctcctctggcGTGGGTGCCTGCGCGGCTGCGCTGTTGATGCCTGCAGTGGTACGGGGACGGTGGCAGCAGCTGCGCCGGCGGGTGCAGGCCAGCACTGTTGCTCCCGGTCCTCCATCGCAGCCCTGATGCCGCGCCCACAACCTCCGCAGCGATGCTTCCACCGGCAGCTGCAGCTGGATCTCCTGCCGCTATGGAATCGATATCGGCCTCAACAGATCGCCGGCGCAATTGTTCTCGAAGCACGCGCGCAACGTGGCACAACAAATCTGACGTCATCGGGACCTCCGTGCGACCAAGCTACAACCTTCAAATACAATCCCTCGACGTTTTGAATCATGGTACACCCGGCTGGACATCGATTATTTCAAACAAGCGAGGAGCTAGTCTCGGCACTTGCAGTTTACAGTTACAGGACAAGCAACAAAAAACGAAGGCAACAACAAAAACCCACCCAACTGCCAGAGGACCCTCTACAAAAATTGGACCAAAGAAAATGTGCGCTGAGTATTTCTGACGCTGCGGACGTTACACCGCAGATGTTAGATAATACAACACCTCCTCCCCTTGTTGAACTATTGTTGCCGATCCTGTCTCGGGAAAGATAGCAGGGCCGTGATGAAGCTGAGGGCCTTCAGGAGCGGTTGGGGTGGCTGGCTCAGCTTGCTGTCCCGACCTTCTCTAGGCTGCAACTGGTTCATTTACAGAATGAGAAACACCCGAATTAACCTGTTGGAAACAGAGAGAGCATCGCTCGCAGTTGTTCAGAATTCGAGTGGCCAAGAAATATGAATGTAGGAAGATATTGAGGTGTTGATGTTACCTTAGCTGCTTTGAAGAGTTCATCCAGGACCTCAGACAATGTGGGGTGCGCATGGACGGCAAGCTTGATGTCCTGCATGGTGGAAACAATTATTTGTTGGGTTCACCAAATTGTTGATACCAATATGTGATATTATCTGAGAAATGTTGATGCTAAGTTAATAACACTAAATTGTCAGCAACACTCACTTGCACACGAGTTCCTAGGGCGATGGCATTCGACGCCTCATGGATGAGATCAGCAGCATGCAAACCCAAAATGTGAACCCCAAGAATTTCACCCGTGTCCGGCCGGTAAATCAACTGTAGAGAGGAGCACATATTGTCAAGTTCATTTAATGCAAACTTGAGAAGCACAGGGGCAAATTCTGGAGAAACTAGACTTACCTTTGCAATCCCATCTCCTTCATTTTCTGCCAAAGCTTTAGTGTTAGCCTTAAAGCTGGTCTTAACAACATCTACCTCAAATCCTTCTTTGTCAGCCTTTTCTCTGGCTTGTGGCTGAgaaagtttcaaaaaaacaGTCAAGCAAAATTTAAGACTTCATCCAGTTATATCCTCTGAGAATCAATGATCAACTATTAATTGCAGTTAAATCAGCAAACAGCGTCAAAAAAAATCAgctgttgaaatttgtatacatTGATTAGATGGGAATGCATGACATGGACAGGATTAACAACTGAAATAAGAAGATAAAAAAACTTGACTTACCTCTGTCAGTCCAACCATACTAATCTCTGGATGAGTGAAACAAGCAGCTGGGATGCTTAAATGATTTAGGATGTGGTCTCTTCCAGAGATTTGCTCAACAACTACATTTGAATAGGAATTCAACTTCAGACAagtacaccaataagcttgCTTCAAGAAACAAAACAAGAAATTGGACTGAAAAATCTTAAGTACCTGAAATTCCTTGTGCACTGGCAGCATGGGCAAGCATGAGCTTGCCATTGGCATCTCCAATGCAATATAAATTGGGTACctatataatattatatgagAATTACATAGAAGTCCTGAAGAGTCGCTTGTTTACAAGAAAGTATCACAACAATTTTTGCAACATACCACGTTGCCATCTGCATCCATGACTCGCATCCGTTCATCAACTGGTACGAAACCTCGCTGTGTGACAACATTGATCTGAAGAGAAGGTAAATAAGTTTCACCATTCTTGCATTTAAGCTGTACCATATGATCTGGTAGAAAATAGATCCAACTTTCTGACACTTACATTTTCCAAGCCAAGCCCTTTGGTGAATGGCGCCCTTCCTGTGGCAATAAGTGCTGCATCCACCTATACACACAAATTTGCAACCTCCAATAGTAAGATGTTGTAGTTTGCTTACAAAGAATCAAATGGCAAATTTGAAAGCTAGCAGAAATGTTGTACATGCGATCAGATTGAAAGTGCACTGCTTAGCGTATTGTTGTCTTGATGACTAACTGTAAGTCCATATTTACCAAATGgttattataaaaatatctaAGTAGAACCTTACCAAAAGGATCAATACATCATATTGATACAAATGGCTAACTGTAAGTCCATATTTACCAAATGgttattataaaaatatctaAGTACAACCTTACCAAAAGGATCAATACATCATATTGATACAAACATTAACTTCGATTACAAAGCTTGTAGCAAGTAACTGTTACAACATTCTGTGGTGAACCAACATATGGCAAGCATAGGACCTATGGGAAGCATTCGCTCAGTAAAGCCATGCAGCTCTAGACAATGAGATAATAAAAGTATGTGTATTGTGCTGTTGTACCACAACAAAGGGATGGCTGACAAAAATAAAACTGCCAAAACAatccagaagaagaaaaacaaggtgTCAAAGATATTAAAAATGTAACTTACCTCAAGGGTTTCTTTGTGCTCCTTTGTCTTGGCATCAATGAGTTCGATGAGCACAGGTTTTCCGTCCTTTGCTGGAGTAATCTAGAGAAAAATCCATAGACCATTCAATGTATATATTATACAACTACTCAAAAGAGTCTTTAAGGCTATATTGAAAGGTGAAACTAACCTTGCTTGCAAAAACACTAGTGTGATAGTCGATTTTCCGAGGATTAATAAGAACTCTCTGTGCTAATTTTGCAATTTCAGGATCAAATCCTGGCATCAGCTGGTCAAGAGCTTCAACAAAAGTGACCTGCCCAGTATTCAATGAAGTAAATTCAGGTGAGAAAAGAACTCATAACAACCATGTTCAATATGCAACTGCAGATGATCTTTCAGGAGCATTCTAGAATCCATCCAGTTTATTGAATCCTTGAGCACTTGCATTAAA from Setaria italica strain Yugu1 chromosome VII, Setaria_italica_v2.0, whole genome shotgun sequence includes the following:
- the LOC101756978 gene encoding dihydrolipoyl dehydrogenase 1, chloroplastic, yielding MQSTAAVSVSASAIASGGGARSEAARRPGGLRVCGLRGEALACPSLRISQAPARLAVGRAAAATNGAVAGSGGFDYDLVIIGAGVGGHGAALHAVEEGLKTAIIEGDVVGGTCVNRGCVPSKALLAVSGRMRELHDEHHMKSLGLQVSSTGYDRQAVADHANNLASKIRSNLTNSMKALGVDILTGVGTIVGKQKVRYGKVGFPDKEITARNIIIATGSTPFVPKGIEIDGKTVFTSDHALKLESVPDWIAIVGSGYIGLEFSDVYTALGSEVTFVEALDQLMPGFDPEIAKLAQRVLINPRKIDYHTSVFASKITPAKDGKPVLIELIDAKTKEHKETLEVDAALIATGRAPFTKGLGLENINVVTQRGFVPVDERMRVMDADGNVVPNLYCIGDANGKLMLAHAASAQGISVVEQISGRDHILNHLSIPAACFTHPEISMVGLTEPQAREKADKEGFEVDVVKTSFKANTKALAENEGDGIAKLIYRPDTGEILGVHILGLHAADLIHEASNAIALGTRVQDIKLAVHAHPTLSEVLDELFKAAKVNSGVSHSVNEPVAA
- the LOC101756157 gene encoding tubulin gamma-2 chain, whose translation is MPREIITIQVGQCGNQIGMEFWKQLCLEHGIGKDGLLEDFATQGGDRKDVFFYQADDQHFIPRSLLIDLEPRVINGIQNSEYRNLYNHENIFVAEHGGGAGNNWASGYHQGEQVVDDIMDMVDREADGSDSLEGFVLCHSIAGGTGSGMGSYLLETLNDRYSKKLVQTYSVFPNQMETSDVVVQPYNSLLTLKRLTLNADCVVVLDNTALNRIAVERLHLSNPTFAQTNSLVSTVMSASTTTLRYPGYMNNDLVGLLASLIPTPRCHFLMTGYTPLTVERQVNMIRKTTVLDVMRRLLQTKNIMVSSYARTKEASQAKYISILNIIQGEVDPTQVHESLQRIRERKLVNFIDWAPASIQVALSRKSPYVQTTHRVSGLMLANHTSIRHLFSKCLGQYEKLRKKQAFLDNYRKFPMFADNDLSEFDESREIIESLVDEYKACESPDYIKWGMEDPGEANVAAALDSKLVV